Part of the Leifsonia soli genome is shown below.
ACGGGAACTGGACCATGGCGTGCCGCTCCAGCGCCTGGCTGAGCGGCTCGAAGGCGCTCTCCCGCACGCGCAGCCGCGGCGCGTAGCCGACGACCGGGTCGTCCGCCTCGACGCCCAGCGAGCGCAGTTTCATGAGCGCGCGCCGGGACTCCCCCGACAGCGACCCCTCGCGCCACACGGCAGCGGCCAGCCCGAGGAGCGTCAGCTCCTCCGGCGAGAAGCTGACGTCGGCCGGGAGGTCGTATGCCCCTTTGGGAATGCGATAGCGGAGCAGCTGGTTGTTGCCGGACGCCTCGGGGGCCTCCACCGTCTCCAGCGGGACGCCGAGCTCGCGGATGTCGTCCTTGTCGCGCTCGAACTGCCGCTCCAGGCTGCTGTTGTCGCCGTGCGGCTCATAGCGCTGGCGATAGCCCTGGACGGTCGACAGGATCTCGCTCTTGGTCAGGCCGTTCTCTGTCGCGAGCAGCGCGAGCACCAGGCTGAACAGACGCTCCTCGACCGGGACGCGCGCGGGCGAAGAGGAGGAACGGGACACCCGTCCATCCTAGTCCGCGCGCTAGCGGATCCCGAGGATGTCGACCACCCAGGCGGAGGCCGCGACCTGTCCCTCTGCGGGGGCCTCGATGACCACCTGCGAGCCGACCTTCTTGCCCACCAGCTCGGCCAGGACCTTCTGCGGAAGGGCCTGGTTCAGCTGGCTGGCACCGGTGTCGAGCTTCACGAAGTCCGGCGACCCCGACTGCCAGCTCGAGACGATGACGTTCTTGTCTTCCCAGCCCACGGCCGTGTACTGGAGGATGGCGAACGAGTCCTTCTTGACCGTCGCTCCCGACCCGGCCTTCAGCTCCTCGCTGCGGACCTTCGTCGGCGCCGAGCCGGAGGACGGGATCGTGATGCCCGGCTGCCCGGTCGGCGCCAGCACGACGGTCGGGAATCCGGACACCGACGGACGGACGGCGCCGTCGGCCTTCGCCAGGTACGCCTTCAGGATGTCGACCACGATCACACCGGAGCTGGTCGCCCCGGTGCCGCCCGCGTCCTTCGGCGAGATGACCACGGCGACGCGCGAACCGACGGGGGCGCACTGGAGGCCCTTGCTCAGCGCGGCGTTGCCGGAGCCGAGGGCGAGCGGGTAGGTGTCGCCGCTGCCGTAGGACGTCTGCTGCACCTGACCGGTCTTGCCGTCGAGGATCGTGTACTGCATCTCGATGACCTGGCCCTTGTGGACCTGCTCACCGGTGCCCTCGGTGATGATGGTGCGCTCGGACTTCGTCGTGTCGAGCGGAGTCGGAACCGTGATCTTCGGCTTCGAGCCGATCTTCCCCGTCGCCTCCACGAGTTGGGAGGCCTTGCCGGAGGGCAGAGCGGTCGAGCA
Proteins encoded:
- a CDS encoding FKBP-type peptidyl-prolyl cis-trans isomerase; translated protein: MRRVTIGRTSAVVVAVGLVAAVLTGCSTDPNNDCSTALPSGKASQLVEATGKIGSKPKITVPTPLDTTKSERTIITEGTGEQVHKGQVIEMQYTILDGKTGQVQQTSYGSGDTYPLALGSGNAALSKGLQCAPVGSRVAVVISPKDAGGTGATSSGVIVVDILKAYLAKADGAVRPSVSGFPTVVLAPTGQPGITIPSSGSAPTKVRSEELKAGSGATVKKDSFAILQYTAVGWEDKNVIVSSWQSGSPDFVKLDTGASQLNQALPQKVLAELVGKKVGSQVVIEAPAEGQVAASAWVVDILGIR